The following coding sequences are from one Melospiza melodia melodia isolate bMelMel2 chromosome 2, bMelMel2.pri, whole genome shotgun sequence window:
- the POSTN gene encoding periostin isoform X7, which yields MKIFFLFTFLPFLLSAFEQAAASAHYDKILTHSRIRARDQGPNVCALQQVMGTKKKYFSTCRNWYQQSICGKKATVLYECCPGYMKMDGTRGCPAVAPIDHVYGTLGIVGATTTQRYSDMSKLRQEIEGRGSFTFFAPSNEAWDQLDSETHRNLVDNVNIELYNSLHHHMLNKRMLTKDLKNGMTLVSMYNGQKLFINHYPNGVVTVNCARIIHGNQIATNGVVHVIDRVLTSVANTIQDFIEFEDELSSFRAPAITSGVMDILGRPGHYTIFAPTNEAFEKLPRGVLERIMGDKVASEALVKFHILNTLQCSEAITGGAVYETLEGNTVEVGCDGESLTVNGVKMVKRKDIVRSNGVIHLIDQVLIPDSAKQVIELGGAQQTTFTDLVAQLGLASSLRPEGQYTLLAPLNGAFSDDTLNLDQRLLKRILQNHIIKVKVGLNELYNGQELETIGGKLLRVFVYRTAVCIENSCMVRGSKEGRNGFIHIFRQIISPAEKTLHEMLRNDKRFSIFLSLVKAADLDDVLSQPGQWTLFVPTNDAFKGLTDDDKDILIRDKNALRNILLYHLTQGVFIGSGFEPGVTNILKTIQGGKLYLKTVNDTLLVNELKSRESDLMATNGVIHVIDKLLYPAELPVGNDQLLTILKKLIKYIQIKFVRDSTFKEIPLTFYRPEIKYTRITAGGSDNEEKLKKILEEEAPVRKAQPTRRAQGGGARRRTRLDHS from the exons ATGAAGATCTTTTTCTTATTcacctttttgccttttttgttgtCTGCTTTTGAACAAGCAGCTGCTTCTGCTCACTATGACAAGATTTTAACTCACAGTCGAATAAGGGCACGGGACCAGGG CCCAAATGTCTGTGCTCTTCAGCAAGTTATGGGAACAAAAAAGAAATACTTCAGCACTTGCAGAAACTGGTACCAGCAATCCATCTGTGGAAAGAAAGC AACTGTCCTATATGAGTGCTGTCCTGGCTATATGAAGATGGATGGTACAAGAGGATGTCCTGCAG TTGCTCCAATTGATCATGTATATGGTACCCTTGGTATTGTGGGAGCTACCACCACACAGCGCTACTCTGACATGTCAAAGCTGAGACAAGAGATTGAGGGACGAGGATCTTTCACTTTCTTTGCACCAAGCAATGAAGCCTGGGACCAGTTAGATTCA gAAACCCACAGGAATTtggttgacaatgtaaatatTGAACTGTATAATTCTCTCCACCACCACATGTTAAACAAGCGCATGTTGACAAAAGATCTTAAGAATGGCATGACCCTGGTGTCTATGTATAATGGCCAGAAATTGTTTATTAACCATTATCCCAATGGG GTTGTTACTGTTAACTGTGCCAGGATCATCCATGGCAACCAAATTGCTACCAATGGTGTTGTCCACGTCATTGATCGTGTCCTGACTTCTGTTGCAAATACCATTCAAGATTTCATTGAATTTGAGGATGAGCTTTCATCATTTAGA gcTCCTGCCATTACATCAGGTGTCATGGATATTCTTGGAAGACCTGGTCATTACACAATCTTTGCTCCTACTAATGAAGCTTTTGAGAAACTTCCAAGGGGAGTTTTAGAAAGAATCATGGGTGACAAGGTGGCCTCTGAAG CTCTTGTGAAGTTCCATATATTAAATACTCTCCAGTGCTCTGAAGCCATCACAGGGGGAGCTGTCTATGAAACCTTGGAAGGAAACACTGTTGAAGTTGGATGTGATGGTGAAAGTCTGACTGTGAATGGAGTGAAAATGGTGAAACGCAAAGATATTGTGAGAAGCAATGGCGTTATCCACCTAATTGATCAAGTGCTAATTCCTGATTCTG CCAAACAAGTCATTGAGCTTGGGGGTGCTCAGCAGACTACATTTACAGACCTGGTGGCACAGCTAGGGCTGGCATCTTCTCTAAGGCCAGAAGGCCAATACACTCTCCTGGCACCTCTGAATGGTGCTTTCTCAG ATGACACCTTAAATCTGGATCAACGTCTTCTTAAAAGAATCCTGCAGAATCACATTATAAAAGTGAAAGTTGGGCTCAATGAACTGTACAATGGACAAGAGCTGGAAACAATTGGAGGAAAACTACTTAGAGTCTTCGTGTATCGCACA GCTGTATGTATTGAAAATTCATGCATGGTCAGAGGAAGCAAAGAAGGAAGAAATGGTTTTATTCACATCTTCAGACAGATCATCAGTCCAGCAGAAAAGACTTTGCATGAAATGCTGAGAAATGATAAGCGTTTTAG CATTTTCCTCAGTCTGGTGAAAGCTGCAGATTTAGATGATGTTCTGTCACAGCCTGGACAGTGGACTCTGTTTGTCCCGACTAATGATGCCTTTAAAGGTTTGACTGATGATGACAAGGACATACTGATAA gGGACAAAAATGCTCTCAGGAATATTCTTCTTTACCACTTGACACAAGGAGTTTTCATTGGAAGTGGCTTTGAACCTGGTGTAACAAATATTCTTAAAACCATCCAAGGAGGCAAACTCTACTTGAAAACA GTAAATGATACTCTTCTGGTTAATGAACTGAAATCAAGAGAATCTGATCTCATGGCAACAAATGGTGTCATTCATGTCATTGACAAACTCCTCTACCCAGCAG AACTGCCAGTTGGAAATGATCAGCTGCTCACAATACTGAAGAAGTTGATTAAATACATTCAAATTAAG TTTGTTCGTGACAGTACCTTCAAAGAGATTCCACTGACATTTTACA